DNA from Leishmania donovani BPK282A1 complete genome, chromosome 34:
CGCAAAAAGGACCCCCTTTCCCTCAAGATAAAGTAAAACTCACAGGTCTGTGGCAGGGCGTGGATGACTGAGAGGGGGCGATGTTTCGCGTTTCCTTCACGCTGCTCGGCCATGGCCAGTACAAGACCCGCCTAAAGAAGCGCATGGTCGGCTTCATTCCCAAGGTGATTCCGCGCAAGATTCGCAACAACATGGTGGCACTGCGTAGCGAGGCAAACACGGGCCACATGGAGGGGTACATCAAGACGGAAGCAGAGCGCCTCGACGCTACGGGGCGAAAGCTGCAAAAGACTATGTGGGACCCAGTGCTGCAGCGATACACGTTGATGAAGGAAACGAAGGTCCGTGGCCCCTTCCTGACGAAGAGCAACATCGCCCGCAAGGTGGACTTTGCCATTGGCGCACTACACGGCGCCAAAAGTGGGGATAAAAAGTAGTCGACGCTGTACTTTGCGAGGAATGTGTGTGGAGCACCCTTTCTAGAAGATGCTCCAGGGCACCATCACAGACGGAGGTAAAAAAAGGAAATAAGTGACACATACATGCccctgcgtgtgtatgcatgtgagaagcgtgctgcgcgcctcgctcgcCCGTCTTTCAGGCGATGTCGGAACAAAATCTAGTTCTTTCATCCTTTTGTGCTCGCGGAGGTGTTGGGTTTCGCCAACGCTCTTCGTCGTTAGGTACACGTTGGTGTTGCATGTTTCTGTGTTGAAAGATGCAAGGGTGTTGTCAGGTGGTTGGGTGGAGTGGGGATATCCTGGCTGCTCACCTCAACCGGCTCACGTAAACGGATGTCTTTGAGGTACCCCCTTATCACGCCCACGGCGGGGCGCTCAGCAGGTACTGCGACGATGCGAAGCAACAACTCGCCTGTGTGCGATATCAAGCACGCAAGCATGTAGCAGCTCTGTGGATTTTTTTTTACTTCTCCATCGAATTCCAAGAAGCGACGCGAAGCACTTTGAGAAACACAGAACCTTTTGCGTAAGGCTCCCACGCCATAGTCGGGCTCCGGTGCCCTCACTTCAATACCTTCTTTTCTGACACTGCTCCATGCTCTGCGCTTCGACCCTTACTCCTTCTAGCATTCATTACGCTTCTCCTTCCGCCAAACGCCTTCGCTGCATCTTCACCACGCACACGACTcacgcaacgccgccgccgcaacgaTCCCTCACACCTCTAATTGGTGCAACAGCTTTTAACATAAAACCTAGACACCATGTCTCACTGCAAGTTCGAGCACCCCCGCCACGGCCATCTCGGCTTCCTGCCGCGCAAGCGCTCGCGCCAGATCCgcggccgcgcgcgcgcgttccCCAAGGACGACGCGACGCAGAAGCCCCACCTGACGAGTTTCATGGTGTTCAAGGCCGGCATGACGCACATTGTGCGTGATGTCGATCGCCCTGGATCGAAGGTGAACaagaaggaggtggtggagccgGTGACGATCCTggaggcgccgccgatggTGATTGTCGGCATTGTGGGCTACCGCCAAACGCCGGTCGGCNNNNNNNNNNNNNNNNNNNNNNNNNNNNNNNNNNNNNNNNNNNNNNNNNNNNNNNNNNNNNNNNNNNNNNNNNNNNNNNNNNNNNNNNNNNNNNNNNNNNNNNNNNNNNNNNNNNNNNNNNNNNNNNNNNNNNNNNNNNNNNNNNNNNNNNNNNNNNNNNNNNNNNNNNNNNNNNNNNNNNNNNNNNNNNNNNNNNNNNNNNNNNNNNNNNNNNNNNNNNNNNNNNNNNNNNNNNNNNNNNNNNNNNNNNNNNNNNNNNNNNNNNNNNNNNNNNNNNNNNNNNNNNNNNNNNNNNNNNNNNNNNNNNNNNNNNNNNNNNNNNNNNNNNNNNNNNNNNNNNNNNNNNNNNNNNNNNNNNNNNNNNNNNNNNNNNNNNNNNNNNNNNNNNNNNNNNNNNNNNNNNNNNNNNNNNNNNNNNNNNNNNNNNNNNNNNNNNNNNNNNNNNNNNNNNNNNNNNNNNNNNNNNNNNNNNNNNNNNNNNNNNNNNNNNNNNNNNNNNNNNNNNNNNNNNNNNNNNNNNNNNNNNNNNNNNNNNNNNNNNNNNNNNNNNNNNNNNNNNNNNNNNNNNNNNNNNNNNNNNNNNNNNNNNNNNNNNNNNNNNNNNNNNNNNNNNNNNNNNNNNNNNNNNNNNNNNNNNNNNNNNNNNNNNNNNNNNNNNNNNNNNNNNNNNNNNNNNNNNNNNNNNNNNNNNNNNNNNNNNNNNNNNNNNNNNNNNNNNNNNNNNNTGATGACGCTCCGCCGCCCGATGGCACCGCAGACGTCGCGCCACCTGAAGGAGAAGATCGTGCTGAAGTTCATCGACACGAGCTCGAAGATTGGCCACGGCCGCTTCCAGacgaagaaggagaagaaCCAGTGGTTCGGCCCGCTCAAGAAGGACCGCATCCGCCGCGAGGAGCGCCTGCGCAAGGAGCGCGCTGCCCGCGCCGTGGAGCGCAAGGCAAAGGCCGCGAAGAAGTAAGCATGCCAATGCACGCCCACTTTATTGTGTGCCTCAGCCTGTGCCTGACCTTCTCGCGTCTGCCAGAGTTGCAGCATGTGCGCTCTTCCTACGGAGCGGCGTCACTAGCCtactttttgtttttgcgtCGAAGCTTCACTGAACGAatgcatcttttttttttttcttgtttttcaTGATCAGATTTTGTTTTGTACTACACAAATGGACGAAACAGGGAAGTGTGGGCGGTGGATGTTATAGCCGTCTGTGTAATCAGACGTTTAAGCATTGCTGAACGGGCCCCACAGGTGGTGGCTCTTTTGGGTGCCTGCTGTGATGTGTGCCCGAGGTTTCCTAGTCGGTGCGGGCTTGTGGACTTCCTATTATTGGTTGGGCCGTGCGGTGGATATCTGCGCGCGTGGGTTTATGTGTCTCCTGTGAGGGGAGTAGCGCACCGGCAATGTCCCACAGAATTTTCGTGTCTCGCGGCGATGAATCGATTCGCTAGTCGATGTCTTGCAATCATCCAccgtcttcctccctccttctgaTTGCTCCAGTGCCTCTGAACTTCTTGCACTTCAATGTGTTTTTATGCTTTTCGTGCAGGCGCGGATACTTTCAAACAGAACCCCCGTTTGACGGTGCTACGAATCTGTTTACTCGCGTGTCTTTCTCCCGTAAACGCATAACCTGTATGCGGAGCACAGTATCCTCGCTACGAGGTACTCAGGAAAAAAAACGTCTCCAAGGCGCACCCTTACAGTCCCTTCATAGTGGTCACAGAAGCCGACGCGCGCACCCGCGCACTCGCAAGTGGATACAACGCAAACACGTCTTTCTGTGGGGCCGGCAGTTCGGTGATACCAACAGGTCTACTGTTATTCACACAACAACTCTCGCTCTCGGACtatctatctatatatatatatatatatgcatagAGCAGTAGTCGTACACTCACATCCGTGAAAACATTTTTCGTTGGTGTGTTTGCTGTAAGGCTCTTTTGTGTGTAACCCTTCTTCCTCCGTTTCTCGGTGGGCTTGTGTGCATCTTCGCTATCTCTGGGTGTTTCTGTGCGCTAAGACCCGCGGTGCTCACTTGCCTTCTCTGACTTTGTCGCTGTGGAGAAACTGCATCGTCCTGATCTGTCTTGTAGGCGCTAATCATTGGGCTAGTGCCATTCCTCTCTGTTCTCCTCTTTTGCTTCGGCAATCTCTGCGGTTGCTCGTGGATTTCTAGAGACACCTGTGTATCCACTTCTGCAATACCTGACTGACTTCTTTGTTTTGGTGTCTGTTAACTGGGTGTGGCGCCTTCGCGTCtccttcgtgtgtgtgtgtgtgtgcttgtctctttctctctccgtgtaCGTGCTACAGACCCTCAAAAACAGAGTCTCTGCACACGCGAACGCGCATACTCACCGCGAGCAGGTTTCTTCGTTGGCCTTTTCGGCGTTCATTATTATTAgtattatttttttttgtttgtgcgGCTTTACAggtctctctttcctttgcgTGCTTTTTTCTCTTTACAAGGGAAGGGCATCTTCTCAGGCGTCTGTACacgagcaggagcagcagcagcagccaaggACCTGTCTcactctcttctcttttcacTTGAAGTGTCACCTTTTGGCACTCGCGGGAGAGCAAAGGAATCGATTATTGTCAGGCAGCGCCTCTATCCTTTCCTTacccacctcctccgcctcctgctgctttTCGATCTGGGGCGACTCCAGCTCATCATTtgcctgttttttttttcgttcgtctttttttttctggttCTTCTCGTTCCGCTTTTCTCCTTTtaatttttttttgctttgctTTGGTTATCTCAGGTTCTTCCttcacgtgtgtgcgccgctcttctcgttTTCTGTGTTGTCCCTCCCGCCGTGTCGCAAGCGCAGCGGACGTGCGTCTCTTGTTTGTTTTgaccttttttttgtcttgcGTTCAAAGGCCTTTCAAGAACAGCGCACACGATGAGCTCCATGCACAGCCCTGCTCACGACTCCTGCACGAGCTTGTCAACCGGAGATGACAGCCACCACtaccagcggcagcagcgggaggaCGATGAGGAGAGGTGGGACATCACggtt
Protein-coding regions in this window:
- a CDS encoding ribosomal protein L3, putative, producing MSHCKFEHPRHGHLGFLPRKRSRQIRGRARAFPKDDATQKPHLTSFMVFKAGMTHIVRDVDRPGSKVNKKEVVEPVTILEAPPMVIVGIVGYRQTPVG